The Thunnus maccoyii chromosome 9, fThuMac1.1, whole genome shotgun sequence genome includes a region encoding these proteins:
- the LOC121904609 gene encoding purpurin-like: protein MDFQIFALAMLFLACVEQSLASCVVDSFTVKEDFDPQRYAGKWYALQKKDPEGLFLQDNISAEYTVGDDGSMVASSRGRVTLFGFWVVCADMAAQYSVPDPGSPGKMFMNYQGLASYLSSGGDNYWVIDTDYDNYAITYACRTLKDDGSCDDGYALVFSRNPRGLPPAIQRVVRQKQEEICMAGQFQPVLQSGAC from the exons ATGGACTTCCAAATCTTTGCCCTGGCGATGTTGTTCCTGGCCTGCGTGGAGCAGAGCCTGGCCTCCTGTGTGGTGGACAGCTTCACCGTCAAAGAGGACTTTGACCCACAGAGA TATGCAGGAAAGTGGTACGCTCTGCAGAAGAAGGATCCTGAGGGTTTGTTCCTGCAGGACAACATCTCTGCTGAATACACTGTTGGAGACGATGGCTCCATGGTGGCCTCTTCTAGGGGCAGAGTCACTCTCTTTGG GTTCTGGGTTGTGTGTGCTGACATGGCTGCCCAGTACTCAGTGCCCGACCCCGGCAGCCCTGGCAAGATGTTCATGAACTACCAGGGACTGGCCAGCTACCTGTCCAGTGGCG GTGACAACTACTGGGTCATTGATACCGACTATGACAACTATGCCATCACCTATGCCTGCCGCACCCTGAAGGACGATGGAAGCTGCGACGACGGCTACGCCCTGGTCTTCTCCCGCAACCCCCGTGGCCTCCCCCCTGCCATCCAGAGAGTGGTCCGccaaaaacaggaggaaatctGCATGGCCGGACAGTTCCAGCCTGTGCTGCAGTCCG GAGCTTGCTAA
- the idua gene encoding alpha-L-iduronidase, whose product MQWKSFSVFALLIHVTQTSGTSYVITVDVGRPVADLKHFWRSTGFCPPLPHSQAHQFDLNIDQQLNLAYVGSVPHGGIQQVRIHWMLELVTAQDIRGQPQYNFTKLDQLIELLWINGLRPGFELMGSVSNYFTDFEDKSQVVEWRNLIYLIAKRYIDRYGLGSVSQWNFETWNEPNNHDFDNVTVSIQGFLNYYDACSEGLRSASSLLRFGGPGDSCHSPPHSPYCWAMLQHCYNGTNYFTGETGVRIDYIALHKKGGGYSMPILQQEIQTVGEIQEHFPRFCSLPVYNDEADPLVGWSRPQEWRADVTYAAMVVKVIHQHQDLLLTDPNSTINYTLLSNDNAFLSYHPHPFTQRTLTARFQVNNTHPPHVQLIRKPVLTVMGLLALLGETQVLAQVLSSAGTNNSTVGVLASSHKPVIHGTSDSWQAAVLVYNSDDNSTSTSTDDVTVSLKGLAAQTGLVYVTYYMDNNVTNPYQLWQSMGGPDYPTAEQFRRLRTVQDAHVDGPWPVPAGDTLTLKAKLSVPSVLLIHVCAQAKAVPDQVNGLRFIRITKGQVLIVWSDHCVDSKCIKTFEVEISTDGKEFSRINTQDTIFTSYVYSPVDQEIGGLYRVRAVDYWGRPGPYSLPERYSEEH is encoded by the exons ATGCAGTGGAAAAGCTTTTCTGTCTTTGCGTTACTCATTCACGTCACACAAACTTCAGGCACTTCATATGTGATCACAGTTGATGTGGGGAGACCAGTAGCAGATCTGAAACACTTCTGGAGAAGCACTGGTTTCTG TCCCCCTCTCCCTCACAGCCAGGCCCACCAGTTTGACCTGAACATCGACCAGCAGCTGAACCTGGCCTATGTGGGCTCAGTCCCCCATGGAGGGATCCAGCAGGTCAGGATACACTGGATGTTGGAGCTGGTCACGGCACA AGATATTAGAGGACAACCCCAGTACAACTTCACTAAACTGGACCAGCTGATAGAACTCTTGTGGATTAATGGACTCCGACCAG GTTTTGAACTGATGGGCAGTGTCTCTAACTACTTCACTGATTTTGAGGACAAATCACAAGTGGTCGAGTGGAGAAACCTGATTTATCTCATAGCCAAGAGATACATCG ACAGATATGGTTTAGGAAGTGTTTCTCAGTGGAACTTTGAAACATGGAACGAGCCAAACAACCATGACTTCGATAATGTCACAGTGTCGATTCAAG GATTTTTAAACTACTACGATGCCTGCTCTGAGGGTCTGCGTTCTGCCAGCAGTCTGCTGAGGTTTGGGGGTCCAGGAGACTCATGTCATTCCCCCCCACACTCACCATACTGCTGGGCCATGCTCCAGCACTGCTACAATGGCACCAACTATTTCACTGGAGAGACGGGGGTCCGAATTGACTACATCGCTCTGCACAAGAAG GGAGGAGGCTACTCCATGCCCATCCTCCAGCAGGAGATCCAGACAGTGGGGGAGATCCAGGAGCATTTCCCCCGCTTCTGCAGCCTCCCTGTTTACAATGATGAGGCTGATCCTCTGGTGGGCTGGTCCAGGCCTCAGGAGTGGAGGGCTGACGTGACCTACGCAGCCATGGTGGTCAAG GTAATCCACCAGCACCAGGATCTGCTGCTGACTGACCCAAACAGCACCATCAACTACACCCTGCTCAGCAACGACAACGCCTTCCTCAGCTACCACCCGCACCCCTTCACCCAGCGCACGCTGACCGCACGCTTCCAGGTCAACAACACCCATCCGCCTCACGTGCAGCTGATCAGGAAGCCTGTCCTCACCGTCATGGGCCTGCTGGCTCTGCTAG GAGAGACCCAGGTCCTGGCTCAGGTTTTGAGCTCAGCAGGAACCAACAACAGCACAGTGGGAGTTCTTGCCAGCAGCCACAAGCCTGTAATACATGGCACCTCAGACAGCTGGCAGGCAGCAGTGCTGGTCTACAACAGTGACGACAACAGCACCTCTACCagcactgatgatgtcactgtctCACTGAAAGGACTGGCTGCACAAACAG GTCTTGTGTATGTCACATATTACATGGACAATAATGTGACTAACCCGTACCAGCTGTGGCAGAGCATGGGAGGCCCTGACTACCCCACAGCAGAACAGTTCAGACGGCTCCGGACTGTGCAG GACGCTCATGTTGATGGACCCTGGCCCGTTCCTGCAGGCGACACTCTGACTCTGAAAGCTAAACTGTCTGTGCCCTCTGTCCTCCTGATCCATGTTTGTGCTCAGGCCAAAGCTGTGCCAGACCAG gTCAATGGATTACGCTTCATCCGGATCACCAAAGGCCAAGTCCTGATTGTCTGGTCTGATCACTGTGTTGACTCCAA ATGCATCAAGACATTTGAAGTGGAAATCTCTACAGATGGCAAGGAGTTCAGCAGGATTAATACCCAGGACACCATTTTTACCTCATATGTTTATTCACCTG TGGACCAGGAGATTGGCGGTCTGTACAGAGTTCGAGCGGTGGACTACTGGGGAAGACCTGGCCCGTACTCACTGCCTGAGAGGTATTCAGAGGAGCACTAG